A genomic window from Candidatus Pelagisphaera phototrophica includes:
- a CDS encoding DEAD/DEAH box helicase, with translation MEVIRSHQIAVLALLASIRAYYSLARRGSLGAYASTLKNFKELGVSAKLIKALSENKIVTPTEVQRVAIPHLLQEGGDFIAQAQTGTGKTAAFGVPLLQYIDPKIQQIQGLVLAPTRELAQQIGKQLFRFTRYFPDRIFSECVYGGEAIEIQQANLNRPTHIVVATPGRLIDLLKAKALDLSSVRIAILDEADEMLSLGFKKDLETILGHLPAKRRTWLFSATMPKALRKIIKGYMSPVAHAVRVDRKNVVNPNIDHQYVICRIEDKFTEITRCIKARGEERGLVFCRSRAGTVNLAKHLTDEGFSVGVIQGELSQKEREKVMRSFKKSRTQILVSTDVSARGIDVEDLKFVIHHQLPDQIEYYTHRSGRTARAGKSGVSIAFITGLDVKRLKEIERELDIRFKRLA, from the coding sequence ATGGAAGTCATTCGATCCCATCAAATTGCAGTTTTAGCGTTGTTGGCCTCGATACGGGCGTACTACAGCCTTGCCAGAAGGGGCAGTTTGGGCGCTTATGCATCCACTTTGAAAAACTTTAAAGAACTCGGAGTTTCCGCAAAGCTGATCAAGGCCTTGTCTGAAAATAAAATAGTCACTCCTACTGAGGTGCAGAGAGTGGCCATTCCGCATCTGCTGCAAGAGGGAGGCGACTTTATCGCCCAAGCACAAACCGGTACGGGTAAAACAGCCGCCTTTGGTGTTCCCCTTCTTCAATACATCGATCCTAAAATCCAGCAGATTCAGGGCCTGGTTTTAGCGCCCACGCGTGAGCTTGCTCAGCAAATTGGCAAGCAACTCTTTCGATTTACACGCTACTTCCCCGACCGAATTTTCTCGGAATGCGTGTATGGCGGAGAAGCGATTGAGATTCAGCAAGCGAACCTGAATCGTCCCACTCACATTGTGGTCGCAACTCCAGGCAGACTAATAGATCTCCTGAAAGCGAAGGCATTGGATTTGTCCTCTGTGAGAATCGCAATTCTGGACGAGGCCGACGAGATGTTGAGCTTAGGATTCAAGAAAGACTTGGAGACGATTCTGGGGCACTTGCCTGCGAAACGCCGCACTTGGCTCTTCTCGGCAACGATGCCGAAAGCCCTGCGTAAAATTATCAAGGGGTATATGTCGCCGGTGGCCCACGCGGTCCGAGTGGATCGGAAAAACGTGGTTAACCCGAATATCGATCATCAATATGTGATCTGTCGTATAGAGGACAAATTCACGGAGATCACACGGTGCATCAAAGCTCGTGGGGAAGAGCGGGGGCTTGTCTTTTGCCGTTCGCGGGCTGGGACTGTCAACCTCGCCAAACATCTTACGGATGAAGGATTTTCGGTGGGGGTGATCCAGGGCGAACTTTCTCAGAAAGAACGCGAGAAGGTCATGCGCAGCTTTAAGAAAAGCCGTACTCAAATACTGGTTTCAACGGATGTCAGTGCTCGAGGTATCGATGTAGAAGATTTGAAATTCGTGATCCATCATCAACTTCCCGACCAAATAGAGTACTATACGCACCGAAGCGGTCGCACCGCTCGGGCGGGAAAGAGCGGGGTTTCCATCGCGTTCATTACAGGACTCGATGTGAAGCGCTTAAAAGAGATCGAGAGGGAACTGGATATCAGGTTCAAGCGGCTGGCGTGA
- a CDS encoding sulfatase family protein, translating to MAKLSIPNCVTCLRLVCWVVLELSFLNARAEEYRRPNIVFIFTDDHAIQSIGAYGSKINKTPHIDRLASEGGIFLNSFCGNSICGPSRASVLTGKHSHKNGFYTNSGGAEFDGSQMTFPKLLQKAGYSTALVGKWHLKSNPTGFDYWEVVPGQGSYYNPDFYTSAGQDKMKRYEGYITDITTDLGLQWLEQRDQDKPFLLMCQQKAPHRTWAPNLKHLYNYDDAPVPEPDMLFDDWTGRSETLASNAMSIRDHFIYQWDMKFQERVPIANDFESRLHEPERPRMTPKQQAVWDAYYEPRNAAFLASPPTGDDLVRWKYQRYIKNYLRCIDSVDENVGRVLSYLDENGLSENTIVIYSSDQGFYLGEHGWYDKRWMYEESLRMPFLIRWPEKIQPGTRFDQLLQNIDYAPTLLEAVGLEVPEEIQGASILPILEDPDTDDWRKYLYYHYYEHLTEHGVPRHEGVRGERFKLINFYSNDGLELIDLKTDPNELRDVSGVREYAGALEEMKTQLERLRGKYDLPSHEESATH from the coding sequence ATGGCCAAGCTTTCTATTCCGAATTGTGTGACTTGTTTGCGTCTGGTTTGCTGGGTCGTGTTGGAGCTTTCATTTTTGAATGCTCGAGCCGAAGAGTATCGTCGACCGAACATCGTATTCATCTTTACGGACGACCACGCGATTCAATCGATTGGAGCGTACGGGTCGAAGATAAATAAAACGCCGCACATCGATCGGTTGGCCAGCGAAGGGGGGATTTTTCTTAATTCATTTTGTGGAAACTCAATTTGTGGCCCTTCAAGGGCAAGCGTTCTGACAGGGAAACATAGTCATAAGAACGGATTTTATACTAATTCGGGCGGAGCAGAGTTCGATGGGTCTCAGATGACTTTTCCGAAACTGCTGCAAAAGGCAGGCTACTCAACTGCTCTGGTTGGCAAGTGGCACCTGAAGTCGAACCCGACCGGTTTTGACTACTGGGAGGTCGTGCCCGGGCAGGGGAGCTACTATAATCCGGATTTCTACACTAGCGCTGGTCAGGATAAGATGAAGCGGTACGAAGGCTACATTACGGATATTACGACAGACCTGGGACTCCAGTGGTTAGAGCAGCGAGACCAGGACAAGCCGTTTCTTTTGATGTGTCAGCAAAAGGCGCCCCATCGGACATGGGCGCCTAATTTGAAACACCTTTATAACTACGACGACGCGCCGGTGCCAGAGCCGGACATGCTTTTTGATGATTGGACCGGGCGAAGTGAGACGCTCGCCAGCAACGCGATGTCGATTAGGGATCATTTCATTTACCAATGGGATATGAAATTTCAGGAGCGGGTGCCGATTGCGAATGATTTTGAAAGTCGGCTACACGAACCTGAGAGGCCTCGGATGACGCCAAAGCAACAAGCGGTTTGGGATGCTTACTACGAACCGCGAAACGCTGCCTTTCTTGCATCACCCCCGACTGGTGATGATCTAGTTCGTTGGAAGTATCAGAGGTACATTAAGAACTATCTGCGCTGTATTGACTCTGTGGATGAGAATGTGGGTCGTGTTCTTAGTTATTTAGATGAGAACGGTTTGTCTGAAAACACAATTGTCATTTACAGTTCCGATCAGGGCTTTTATCTGGGCGAGCATGGGTGGTATGACAAGCGTTGGATGTACGAAGAGTCGTTGCGTATGCCGTTTCTAATTCGGTGGCCAGAGAAGATTCAGCCTGGAACTAGGTTCGATCAACTATTGCAAAATATCGATTATGCTCCAACCTTACTTGAGGCAGTCGGCCTGGAAGTTCCTGAAGAGATTCAAGGGGCGAGCATTTTGCCCATATTGGAGGATCCAGACACCGATGACTGGCGCAAGTATCTCTATTATCACTACTACGAGCATTTGACCGAACATGGGGTGCCGAGACATGAAGGAGTTCGTGGGGAGCGATTTAAGTTAATCAATTTTTATTCCAACGACGGCTTGGAGCTAATCGACTTGAAGACTGATCCAAACGAATTGAGGGACGTGTCGGGTGTTCGAGAATACGCAGGGGCACTTGAGGAGATGAAAACTCAATTAGAGCGATTACGCGGTAAATACGATCTTCCTAGCCACGAAGAGTCGGCGACCCATTAA
- a CDS encoding peptidylprolyl isomerase, with protein sequence MAKASARHILVATETECDALKTQIDGGSSFADLAQQHSQCPSGKSGGDLGEFGPGMMVKEFDEVVFSAQVGEVQGPVKTQFGYHLLEITSRED encoded by the coding sequence ATGGCAAAAGCAAGCGCCCGACACATACTAGTAGCAACGGAAACAGAGTGTGATGCTCTCAAAACTCAAATTGACGGAGGTTCGTCGTTTGCCGATTTGGCTCAGCAGCACTCCCAGTGCCCATCGGGTAAAAGCGGCGGTGATTTGGGTGAATTCGGTCCCGGTATGATGGTGAAAGAATTTGACGAGGTCGTCTTTTCGGCGCAGGTTGGCGAAGTGCAGGGCCCAGTTAAAACCCAATTTGGATACCATCTTCTCGAGATTACCAGCCGCGAGGACTGA
- a CDS encoding VOC family protein translates to MSKIRVQKLDHVALDVVDVEKAKTFYSDLLGLQEIPRPESFDFPGVWYDLGNVVLHIVGPREPELGKHHIAFFVEDVHSCAEAVEEAGFPMKWDPYKILGIDRFFTADPEGNRIEIQGPEKVD, encoded by the coding sequence ATGAGTAAGATACGAGTACAAAAACTGGATCATGTGGCCTTGGATGTTGTGGACGTTGAGAAGGCCAAGACGTTCTACAGCGATTTATTGGGTTTGCAGGAGATTCCCCGCCCAGAGAGTTTTGACTTTCCTGGCGTGTGGTACGATCTCGGAAATGTCGTTTTGCACATTGTCGGGCCGCGTGAACCTGAATTGGGAAAACACCACATAGCCTTTTTTGTGGAAGACGTGCATTCCTGTGCCGAAGCGGTTGAGGAGGCTGGCTTCCCTATGAAGTGGGACCCGTACAAGATTCTAGGTATCGATCGATTCTTTACAGCAGATCCGGAAGGGAACCGTATCGAGATTCAGGGTCCTGAGAAAGTGGACTGA
- a CDS encoding N(4)-(beta-N-acetylglucosaminyl)-L-asparaginase → MNTRRRFLTLSALGSFTGFGTLKSLAQTKTVKGPVILSTWRTGIRANDRAFEVLQSGGSVLDCVERGVNVIENDPNVGTVGIGGFPDEEGHVTLDACIMDSRQRCGSVAFLQHIKNPVSVARKVMEDTKHVMLVGEGALYFALKHGFKKEILLTEKSLADWRKRKAEQDGKLPEINVENHDTIGMVARDAEGNLSGSCTTSGAGMKLHGRVGDSPIIGAGLYVDNDIGAACATGWGEAVIENAGSAMVVELIRHGRSPQEACKEIVKRIARKFENWESIQVGFIAMDKAGRAGAYSIQKGFTYAHHANGQNREIKSDSLIS, encoded by the coding sequence ATGAACACACGAAGACGCTTTCTTACTCTTTCAGCTCTCGGATCTTTCACCGGATTCGGCACTCTAAAGTCACTTGCTCAAACGAAAACCGTTAAAGGCCCCGTCATCCTCTCCACTTGGAGAACCGGAATTCGAGCCAACGACCGTGCCTTCGAAGTACTGCAATCAGGCGGCAGCGTACTGGACTGCGTCGAGAGAGGGGTCAACGTGATTGAGAACGACCCAAATGTGGGAACGGTAGGAATCGGCGGCTTCCCCGACGAGGAGGGGCATGTGACCCTAGACGCCTGCATCATGGACTCCCGCCAGCGATGCGGTTCTGTCGCCTTTCTTCAGCATATTAAGAATCCCGTTTCCGTGGCCCGAAAAGTGATGGAGGATACTAAGCACGTGATGCTAGTGGGCGAAGGGGCTCTCTATTTTGCCCTCAAGCACGGCTTCAAAAAGGAAATCCTCCTGACTGAAAAATCGTTAGCAGATTGGAGAAAGCGAAAGGCCGAACAGGACGGCAAGCTGCCGGAAATTAATGTAGAAAACCACGACACCATCGGAATGGTCGCCAGGGATGCAGAAGGTAACCTTTCGGGGTCTTGCACAACGAGTGGCGCCGGTATGAAACTTCACGGCCGTGTAGGCGATTCGCCCATAATCGGCGCCGGGCTTTACGTTGACAACGACATCGGAGCCGCCTGTGCCACCGGATGGGGAGAGGCGGTGATCGAGAATGCCGGAAGCGCCATGGTTGTGGAACTCATTCGCCACGGTCGTTCCCCACAAGAAGCATGCAAAGAGATCGTGAAGCGTATCGCTAGGAAATTCGAGAACTGGGAATCCATCCAAGTAGGCTTCATCGCCATGGATAAAGCCGGCCGTGCCGGGGCTTATTCCATCCAAAAAGGATTCACCTACGCCCATCACGCTAACGGACAAAATCGCGAAATCAAATCCGACAGCCTTATATCCTAA
- a CDS encoding sodium:solute symporter family protein has protein sequence MTQGTLNFIFIGITFAVYITIAFRSRATSTKEYYIAGGGVSPFANGMATAADWMSAATFISMAGTVAITGYDASRFLMGWTGGFVLLTVLMVPYLRKFNKATVPDFVGDRYYSKVARGVAVVCAIFICMTYIMGQMRGVGVVFSQLFGIGIPAGVLTGAAIVLVYAGMGGMKGITYTQVAQYTVMAFSYTIPAIFIAMAMTGNVIPQLGLIGNYNVNGEVVPFLQKLNNINLELGFQEYTSGKMSTINMFCITAALMCGTAGLPHVIVRFFTVKDVKAVRKSACWTLTFIAVIYLTAPTIGAFARVNLIENLHNTQYEEAPEWFSSFEKTGQMAWVDKNGDGAIQYFGPGTSSSNSNSVFHGSGPAYPGYDAPESQRIGPQGQRLLANKADLSNPNELYFGNDIMVMANPYMAGLPMWVIALLMAGCIAAALSTAAGLLLVLSTSISHDLMKKIIKPDLSDREEVNYARFASFIALAVAAYFGINPPSAFIAKTVAFAFGLAASSFFPTLLMGIFSKRVNREGGIAGMFCGIAFTSGYIIYFQFLGGQAEHLFFDITPEGIGFVGMFINFAVTFIVSAFTPRPPIDVQEMVENIHIPTGASETKQNDFEI, from the coding sequence ATGACTCAAGGCACTCTCAATTTCATATTCATCGGCATCACGTTCGCGGTCTATATCACGATCGCCTTCCGTTCTCGGGCGACATCGACCAAAGAATACTACATTGCTGGGGGAGGCGTTTCCCCGTTCGCAAACGGCATGGCAACCGCAGCAGACTGGATGTCCGCAGCGACGTTCATTTCCATGGCGGGCACTGTGGCTATCACCGGTTACGACGCGTCTCGGTTTCTGATGGGCTGGACCGGAGGCTTCGTTTTACTGACGGTGCTAATGGTTCCGTATTTAAGGAAGTTCAACAAGGCGACTGTTCCGGATTTCGTGGGTGATCGGTACTATTCAAAGGTGGCCCGCGGCGTTGCCGTCGTGTGTGCGATCTTCATTTGCATGACCTATATCATGGGGCAAATGCGCGGGGTAGGGGTCGTGTTTTCCCAATTGTTTGGGATCGGTATACCTGCGGGAGTGTTAACGGGCGCGGCAATTGTTTTAGTTTATGCGGGTATGGGGGGAATGAAAGGGATCACTTACACGCAGGTGGCTCAATACACTGTAATGGCTTTTTCTTACACGATCCCTGCGATATTTATCGCAATGGCAATGACTGGAAACGTGATTCCTCAGTTGGGATTGATCGGAAATTACAACGTGAATGGAGAGGTAGTTCCGTTTCTCCAGAAGCTGAACAATATAAATCTTGAATTGGGATTCCAAGAATATACTTCGGGAAAAATGAGCACAATCAATATGTTCTGCATTACGGCAGCCCTAATGTGTGGTACCGCGGGCTTGCCTCATGTGATTGTTCGATTCTTTACGGTGAAAGATGTTAAGGCCGTTCGGAAGTCCGCTTGTTGGACACTTACTTTCATTGCAGTGATCTATCTTACGGCACCGACAATTGGTGCCTTTGCTCGAGTCAATCTTATCGAGAATTTGCACAACACGCAGTATGAGGAAGCCCCAGAATGGTTCAGCAGCTTTGAGAAGACCGGCCAAATGGCTTGGGTCGACAAGAATGGCGATGGAGCCATCCAGTATTTCGGGCCTGGCACGTCGAGTTCGAATTCGAACTCCGTTTTCCATGGAAGCGGACCCGCGTATCCAGGTTATGATGCTCCGGAGTCGCAGCGGATCGGTCCGCAAGGACAGCGACTTCTTGCCAACAAAGCTGATCTGTCCAATCCGAACGAACTTTATTTTGGCAATGACATCATGGTGATGGCTAATCCCTATATGGCGGGGCTTCCGATGTGGGTGATCGCCTTGCTGATGGCGGGCTGTATTGCGGCTGCCTTGTCGACGGCAGCAGGACTTCTACTAGTCCTGTCTACTTCAATTTCACACGATCTAATGAAGAAGATCATCAAGCCAGACTTGAGTGACCGGGAAGAGGTCAATTATGCCCGTTTTGCTTCATTTATCGCATTAGCCGTAGCCGCTTATTTCGGAATAAACCCTCCATCGGCGTTTATTGCTAAAACGGTGGCGTTTGCCTTTGGGTTGGCGGCCTCTTCATTCTTTCCGACCTTGCTGATGGGGATCTTTTCCAAGCGAGTGAATCGGGAAGGAGGGATTGCGGGTATGTTTTGCGGAATTGCATTTACCAGCGGCTATATCATTTATTTCCAGTTTCTCGGGGGCCAGGCAGAGCATCTATTCTTCGATATCACACCGGAGGGAATCGGGTTTGTGGGGATGTTTATCAATTTTGCGGTAACGTTTATCGTGAGCGCCTTCACCCCAAGGCCACCCATCGACGTTCAGGAGATGGTTGAAAATATCCACATACCAACGGGAGCGTCCGAAACGAAGCAGAACGATTTCGAAATCTAG
- the recD gene encoding exodeoxyribonuclease V subunit alpha: MKEETNIESLKRALRSDPFTAADRIFVQFLADTYKEESPLILGTAALCNAATREGHSFLDLSSSEALPSLLLNGMDYVWPNLGEWERIVQSSTCIGKESEGFPLVIARRSALYLRKYYEYEETLARSLVEKTAPESIQSPKSFPPEKQESTNPEDLQQVAVVQALKNQIYIISGGPGTGKTTTVLGYLTQAILSHEGENPLRITAVAPTGKAAARLSESIRNGMAHLNLNDAIIQQLLDIPCMTVHRLLQGLPNRVTFRRNRQMPIEYDVIVVDETSMIDLPLMQKLLDAVPRTSSIVFLGDHHQLTSVEVGSVFGDMTRSALDPKSPLFGKSTTLKKTYRFTEESSIFRFCEICRAGDVPELESLLQVQKNDFVFQAIEKSSRQSIPPILDLMVEAHQKRLQAHSLETAFQSISNFIALTPFNRGDFGVWSLNKLVDARVRRTHDADLGSFYQGMPLIILENNYDLELFNGDMGIVWPDPKTGELFAWFNDLEENLKRVRLNWLPKNDLAYSLTIHKSQGSEFDKVVGIFSPEENEFVSKELIYTCASRAKEELILFGDIDFLKSGIQRSVKRATRLEEQILEVNASIET; this comes from the coding sequence ATGAAAGAGGAAACCAACATCGAGTCCCTTAAGCGAGCCCTGCGCTCCGACCCCTTTACTGCGGCAGACAGGATTTTTGTTCAATTCCTCGCTGATACCTACAAAGAAGAGAGCCCCCTTATTCTTGGGACAGCTGCCCTTTGCAACGCCGCTACTCGAGAAGGCCACTCCTTCTTGGACCTATCCTCCAGCGAAGCTCTACCCTCTCTTTTGTTGAATGGTATGGACTACGTATGGCCTAATCTCGGGGAATGGGAGCGAATCGTTCAATCGAGTACTTGCATCGGTAAAGAATCTGAAGGATTTCCTTTAGTGATCGCCCGTCGTTCAGCACTGTATTTAAGAAAGTACTACGAATACGAGGAGACCCTTGCTCGCTCTCTTGTCGAAAAGACGGCCCCCGAATCTATTCAATCCCCGAAAAGCTTTCCCCCCGAAAAACAGGAATCGACTAATCCGGAAGACCTCCAACAGGTCGCAGTGGTTCAAGCCCTCAAAAACCAGATCTACATTATATCGGGCGGTCCCGGAACCGGAAAAACGACAACCGTACTGGGATACCTAACCCAAGCGATCCTTTCACACGAAGGAGAAAACCCATTACGCATCACCGCGGTCGCGCCCACGGGGAAAGCCGCCGCCCGTCTTTCCGAATCCATCCGTAACGGAATGGCCCACTTAAATCTAAATGATGCCATCATCCAACAACTGCTCGATATTCCATGCATGACGGTTCACCGCTTGCTACAGGGTCTTCCCAATCGAGTAACTTTCCGTCGCAACCGCCAGATGCCAATCGAGTACGACGTCATCGTCGTCGACGAAACTTCGATGATCGACTTGCCCCTAATGCAAAAGCTCTTGGATGCGGTACCCCGCACTTCCTCTATTGTTTTCCTAGGAGATCACCATCAATTAACTTCTGTGGAGGTGGGCTCTGTCTTCGGCGACATGACCCGCTCGGCCCTCGACCCCAAAAGCCCCCTATTTGGAAAATCAACCACCTTAAAGAAGACCTATCGGTTTACAGAGGAGAGTTCGATTTTCCGATTCTGCGAGATTTGCAGAGCGGGGGATGTCCCAGAACTTGAAAGTCTACTTCAAGTTCAAAAAAATGACTTTGTATTTCAAGCGATAGAAAAGTCTTCTCGCCAATCCATCCCGCCGATCCTCGATCTGATGGTGGAAGCCCACCAAAAGCGCCTTCAGGCTCATAGCCTTGAGACTGCTTTCCAATCAATTTCCAATTTTATAGCCCTAACCCCTTTCAATCGCGGTGACTTTGGGGTTTGGTCCCTAAATAAATTGGTCGACGCGCGGGTTAGGCGAACCCACGATGCAGATCTCGGATCCTTCTATCAAGGCATGCCCTTGATTATCCTCGAGAACAACTACGACCTCGAACTCTTCAACGGTGATATGGGAATCGTCTGGCCAGATCCCAAAACCGGGGAACTATTTGCCTGGTTTAACGACCTTGAAGAAAATCTAAAGCGAGTACGCCTGAACTGGCTTCCCAAAAACGATCTCGCCTACAGTCTCACCATCCACAAGAGCCAAGGATCAGAATTTGACAAGGTCGTTGGAATATTCTCACCCGAAGAAAATGAATTTGTATCCAAAGAATTGATCTATACCTGTGCGAGCAGGGCAAAAGAAGAGTTAATCCTTTTCGGTGACATTGACTTCTTAAAATCAGGAATACAGCGATCCGTAAAACGCGCAACTCGATTGGAAGAACAAATCCTCGAAGTAAACGCTTCTATTGAAACATGA
- a CDS encoding YceI family protein: protein MKLTKHLFLTAFAATGILLTGCSNPADKTESAKVADAVETAKSVANASIYSIRSDSTISFVGSKVTGSHGGGFNSFEGEIAVANSKIVAPSKITIQMDSLWSDNDRLTGHLKRDDFFDTVNIPTAEFAVTSMQDTPQGPELTGNLTLHGVTKSISFKPEVSISDNEVTLKAEFDIMRFDFGIVYRGKVDDLIRDEVVIKLDIKATSVG, encoded by the coding sequence ATGAAGCTCACCAAGCACCTTTTTTTGACTGCCTTTGCTGCTACTGGAATTCTGCTAACGGGTTGCTCCAACCCAGCGGACAAAACAGAATCGGCTAAGGTAGCGGATGCCGTGGAGACGGCAAAGTCTGTTGCGAATGCCTCGATCTATTCGATTCGCTCGGATTCGACCATATCTTTTGTCGGTTCCAAGGTAACTGGAAGTCACGGCGGTGGCTTCAACAGTTTTGAGGGAGAAATTGCAGTAGCTAATAGCAAGATTGTTGCCCCAAGCAAGATTACGATTCAGATGGATTCACTTTGGTCGGACAATGATCGGCTTACGGGCCACCTCAAAAGAGACGACTTCTTTGACACGGTAAATATCCCTACTGCTGAATTTGCAGTAACTTCTATGCAGGATACGCCTCAGGGTCCAGAATTGACAGGAAACCTGACCCTCCATGGTGTGACTAAAAGTATTTCTTTCAAACCGGAGGTATCGATCTCTGACAATGAGGTCACACTGAAAGCTGAGTTCGACATCATGCGTTTTGACTTTGGCATTGTCTACAGGGGGAAAGTCGACGATCTCATAAGGGATGAGGTTGTGATCAAGCTGGATATTAAAGCGACGTCGGTCGGTTGA